In Euphorbia lathyris chromosome 10, ddEupLath1.1, whole genome shotgun sequence, a single genomic region encodes these proteins:
- the LOC136209760 gene encoding loganic acid O-methyltransferase-like: MKKLDVESFLSASNTICVADLGCAVGPNTFSCMQDIIDVVKHKYQTQCPNSSMPEFQVLFNDQTSNDFNTLFATLPPEREYFTAGVPGSFYGRLFPESSIHVAQCNYALHWLLEEPEELQDMNSPAWNKGRIHYTSAPEAVVKAYADQWAKGFNDFLNARSKEIMAGGILIIIMPSIPDDVPYSQVPNGILFDFLTSILLDMAQKGMIREEEVDAFNLPLYAAPPGEIGELIEKNGYFNIESIGLTNPSPWLKDDVHVDLNDYLRHTRAAWESIFFKHFSTTIVTQIFERLRLKLPEIIEPIEKAYRNIQFHCVLQRKFYI, from the exons ATGAAGAAGCTAGATGTGGAATCATTCTTATCTGCATCAAATACAATTTGTGTGGCAGATTTAGGGTGTGCAGTTGGTCCAAACACATTCAGTTGTATGCAAGATATAATAGATGTTGTGAAACACAAGTATCAGACTCAATGTCCAAACTCTTCCATGCCTGAATTTCAAGTGTTATTTAATGATCAAACCTCAAACGATTTCAACACCCTCTTCGCCACCCTCCCACCGGAAAGGGAATATTTTACAGCTGGTGTTCCTGGTTCTTTCTACGGTCGATTATTTCCAGAATCTTCTATACATGTAGCTCAATGCAATTATGCACTCCACTGGCTATTGGAGGAGCCGGAAGAGCTTCAAGACATGAATTCTCCGGCATGGAATAAAGGGAGAATACATTATACAAGTGCCCCAGAGGCAGTGGTGAAGGCTTATGCTGACCAATGGGCTAAGGGTTTCAATGATTTTTTGAATGCTAGGTCTAAGGAAATTATGGCTGGTGGTATCCTTATAATCATCATGCCTAGTATACCAGATGACGTGCCATATTCTCAAGTTCCAAATGGGATTTTGTTCGATTTTTTAACGTCCATTTTACTCGACATGGCTCAAAAG GgaatgataagggaagaagaagtTGACGCATTTAATTTACCATTGTATGCAGCTCCGCCGGGGGAGATTGGTGAGTTGATAGAAAAGAATGGATATTTCAACATAGAATCAATAGGCTTAACAAATCCTTCACCTTGGCTAAAAGATGATGTTCACGTTGATCTCAATGATTATTTAAGGCACACAAGGGCTGCATGGGAATCAATTTTCTTCAAACACTTCTCAACTACGATTGTCACACAAATTTTTGAAAGGCTAAGGCTTAAACTTCCTGAGATCATAGAACCCATTGAAAAAGCTTACAGGAATATTCAATTTCATTGTGTCTTACAAcgtaaattttatatttga